From the genome of Porphyromonadaceae bacterium W3.11:
TCGTCAGAAAAACCTATAATCGCTGGTAAAAAATCTGGTATCAAATCTACTGGAAGGATAAAATAGCCCAACGCCCCCATAATGTACAGCTTCGTACGCATAGGAGTACTCTTCGCCTGGAGGACGAAGTACAGCTTAAAGATTGGTAAGAGCACCACTTCGCCTAAGACCCCAGCTACCGATAACAACTTATCGTACAAGCTCATCTCATCATAGTTTGGGACATACTTATACAGATCATTCGGCTGTATGTTCTTTAATAACGCGTATGCTCTCTTAGAGTATTTAAGTATATTTCTTTTCTTCATCACCTAATCATCTTTCATACTAGTAACACATAACAATATTACCCAATAATGATGAATTAGTAAAATCCACAAGGGCAATAACCTTTACTATCAACATTTTACATAACAAACACTCACACGTTCACACCACTCATAAAGCTTTTGTCGACAAGAATCTTATCCATTAGAGCCATCGCCCTTTCCTCAAATCACCTTATCGCCAATCAATCCCACGAGAAACCCAAGTGTGGCACCTAGCGAAATAAAATGATTCTTCTTCATTTGACTCTCTGGGATAATATCCTGGATGAGTAAGTACAGAATACCACCGCTAGAGAATATCATCAGATGAGCAGTCAGATTAGGAGAGTCAGATAATAAAAAATATCCGATAAGTGCTGAAAAGACTCCAAAGAAACTCAATATAAAAAAGCTCATCAACGTCTTTTTGGGTGAAAAATCCCCCGCTACTAGATCCCTATAGGCATTAAACGACTCAGGTAAATTCTGAACCCCGATAAATAGAGCCAGCAAAGTAGCCATACGCATATCGGTTGCAAAGACAGCACCGAGAGCAATTGCCTCCGGAATGAAGTCCAGCATCATGGCTAATAGGGTTGCCAACTTTCCCCCTTTCTTGGATAAGTATTGATCTAAAAACATAAATACCACTGCTCCCGAAAGGAATGTTACGATCATAGGCACCAATGACAGTTTTTCCATCCCCTCTGGAACTAATACCAATGCCACAGCTGATAATATGATACCTGCACCGAAAGACATCATAGTGTGAGTGATTTCGGTTTTCGTTGTTGACTTCTCCGGAAATTTTTTATTGAAAAAATAGGCAATAATCCCACCTATAAAGACCGTGATACCGGCTATCCAAGAATATAGAATAATTAATTTAGTCATACTTATTGCTATTTAATAGTGCGTAAACACGCATAAAGATAGTTATTTTTTAAGAATCCATCCTCCCACATTCCTTCCCCGAGCTAGTAAAGGCTATCTACCTTACAATTCGAAAGCCACTAGAAACTATATCGCAGGGATTCACTACGAAAACAAAAAATAGTACCCATAAACCACTCACATAAAGAGATGTAAGATATGTATCAAAACGCCACGAGTAGAGCATATTTTAAAGAGTATTTGCAGACAATATTTAAGTTATATGAAACGCATCTCGTTCATATAAGATAAAATATTTTTTCCTATGTGAAGCACATCTGCTTCCTATAGAAAAAATTCCGTGCCTCTATACGCTCACTTTTCAGCCCACTTCCTTCCATTTCGTTACCCCTCCCTAGTCCTATAATAATTAACCTATGTGTGAGTGCCAAATACTGACACAAAAAGTTAGTAAAGAGCAACACGTTTTGGATGCTTCATAAAAAGAACTAATTATCAGAATTATCATCTAATATGCTGATTACTTGAATAATAGATAAGGCACAATACACTTTAGACGAGGGGTCAGGAAAAATAATAATACAGGAGATCCAACTCGAAAGCAATAGAATATCTCCGTACAAAGCTCTCTAATGGAGGGGGTGGTCTTTTCTTGGATAGCTCTAAGAAAAATCTAAAGATATTTTGGAGCTAAACCCCTGACTATTTAGGGCAGAGTAGTCGGTGATTGGGAAAATATTGGTACCTTTGGGTGGAAGATATTTTCGAAGAGATAACTATATGAAGAGAGTCATAAAGCATATCGAGCAACTTTTATATAAGCAGGAGTGCGTCATTGTGCCCTCATTGGGTGCGTTCATACGTCATCATAGGTCTGCATCACAGGATATGGGACGAGGATTGATCTACCCAGGTAAATCTGAAATTACATTTAATGCCGCTCTGTCTCAAGGCGATGGACTTTTGGTCCAGAGTTATGCGGAGGCTTTCTCTTTTGGATACAAACGGGCTCAATCTCTTTTAGAGAGTGATGTACAGGAGTTGAAGTCCGCTCTTTCTGAGAATGGAGTAGTACAGATAGGACAGGTAGGGAAGTTGATGCAGGATCGTGCTGATGGACGCATCTCTTTTATTCCTAATCCAGATCATCCTTTCTCCGTGGATTATTATGGCTTACAGCCGGTGGCTATGCTACCTAGGCTTCGGACTCATAATAATGATGAGAGTCAGAGCCTATCTACATCAAGAAGGAAGGGGGACGTTTATTACCTTCCTATTAATCTCCGTGCCGTAAGGTATGGAACGGCTGCTGCCGTCGTGGCTGCTCTTGCCTTGTTGATTCCTAGCCAGAAGCTAACTAATCCATCCGATGGCAAGCTTCAGTATCAAGCAGGATTTTTAACCCCTCAAAAGAGTGTCATAGAGACCTCAAATGAAACTAAGGAGGATATTCCGGTAGTAGACTTTACCGATGACTCTGCTTCTACAACTAGGGATAATGTGAGTGACATTAATATAGTTCGCACTCCAGTGGGTCATGTGCGTTATTACATAGTGATAGCGACATTATCTAATGAGGTCCAGTTTGACAAATATATCGAGACCCATTCAAAGGACATTGAATCACTCGAGCATCTAGGAGTACTGGTATCTGATACGTACCACCGCGTCTTTGCCGATAGCTTTGAGACCATAGAGGAAGCGAAAGCTTACCTTAATGAGTTGATCAAAAAGCCGGAATTCTCATCTTCTTGGATACACAAAACAAAATAATAATTATACCTACACTTACTTATGAAACAACGAAGATTGCTTTTACTTATTTCCGTTACACTCATAGGGGCCTGGACCCTGATGGCTCAGTCCAATAAGATCAAAGTTGCTTTATTCCAAGGCCATGGTGGTTCCGAAACATGCGTATGGGAGACTCAAGCAGCTCTAGAAATGGACCGTGCTATAGAGGCAGATATAATCACAACATCTGGTATGACCTCAGAGCATCTTGGTCAGTATGATGTGGTGGTGATACCTGGTGGAGGTGGTAGCCGCCAATACCTCAATATGGGTGGTCAAGGTCGTGAGGCTCTTCGTCAATTTGTAAAGAATGGTGGCGGTGTACTAGGCATCTGTGCAGGAGCCTATCTGATTACAGATACTCCTAACTATGCTTGCTTGTCAATGTCTGGTGCTGAAGCTCATGATATAGAGCATGATAATAGAGGTAGAGGTATCTCTAAGGTCTCATTAACAGATGAGGGTAAGGCTCTATTTCCTGAGATTGCAGATAGACCCCTTATCTATATCATGTATTACGAAGGCCCTGTAGCACTTCAGAGCCCTAAGAAAGATATTATCTTTACATCACTGGCTACAATGGAAAGTGATGTACACGTTGAGGGTAATGCACCTGAGAATATGACCAATAATAAGACCTTCCTATACCAAAGTGAATATGGTAAGGGTAAGACCATGTCAGTAGTTGGTCACCCAGAGGCTACCCCTGGAATGCAATGGATGATAGCACGCTTAGTGCATCAAGTGTCACCTAAGAAGGTAGCAGAGGAGGTTGACCCTAAGTTTGTAGATCCTGATAAATTTAATGAGGAGATATTAATGACAGCAGAGCGACGTAAGCAAGAGAGCTCTAGCTTCGATAAGTTTTTATACGGAAGCTCTGATGAAAAGATTGAATACCTCACATGGCTGATAGAGCATAACTCATGGGATGCAAAGCGCTGGATACAAGGCTTGATCCATGATAGTGATCCTAGTGTCCGTAAGGCTACAGCGGAATTGGTTGGCTG
Proteins encoded in this window:
- a CDS encoding YkvA family protein gives rise to the protein MKKRNILKYSKRAYALLKNIQPNDLYKYVPNYDEMSLYDKLLSVAGVLGEVVLLPIFKLYFVLQAKSTPMRTKLYIMGALGYFILPVDLIPDFLPAIIGFSDDLVVVTYVLKLVNDYMTPELEVKAVDAYNALTHSKKKSHPTLW
- a CDS encoding BPL-N domain-containing protein translates to MKQRRLLLLISVTLIGAWTLMAQSNKIKVALFQGHGGSETCVWETQAALEMDRAIEADIITTSGMTSEHLGQYDVVVIPGGGGSRQYLNMGGQGREALRQFVKNGGGVLGICAGAYLITDTPNYACLSMSGAEAHDIEHDNRGRGISKVSLTDEGKALFPEIADRPLIYIMYYEGPVALQSPKKDIIFTSLATMESDVHVEGNAPENMTNNKTFLYQSEYGKGKTMSVVGHPEATPGMQWMIARLVHQVSPKKVAEEVDPKFVDPDKFNEEILMTAERRKQESSSFDKFLYGSSDEKIEYLTWLIEHNSWDAKRWIQGLIHDSDPSVRKATAELVGWAMYRMYLPDLKTALSREDHPEVRKTLEEVIKGLE